A window of the Desulfotignum phosphitoxidans DSM 13687 genome harbors these coding sequences:
- a CDS encoding B12-binding domain-containing radical SAM protein, whose translation MKKIDIVLIKPGSQKQIYGELSDFALTAIEPPLWGAILAGYLRHLGYSVVLFDAEVENWSYEETARTVIDTDPLLAAVIVSGSNPSASTMNMTGAGKIVSLIKELSPEIKTLLGGLHPSALPEQTIREGNADFICQGEGFHTIPDLIDVLKSGAYDFNIDGLWYMQGNHIVKNHRPALVKDLGQIPMPAWDLLPMKKYRAHNWHCFDDIEKRQPYAILYTSLGCPFNCNFCCINALFGKHIIRYRPLADVIDEIDFLVKNYGVRNIKIIDEMFAMNEKRVVSLCDLIIQRGYNLNMWAYARVNTVTEKMLLKMKKAGINWVAYGFESGSRRVIESVTKGYKPELVMDVVKMTYDVGMHICGNYIFGLPEEDYESMNETFKMMLDINAEWANIYCAMAYPGSELYDRAIQDGWSLPENWHDYSQYSFESLPLPTKYLDSADVLSFRDYAFNAYYSNPNYLNMINDKFGSTTVSYIIETTAKKLNRKNKKY comes from the coding sequence ATGAAAAAAATTGATATTGTATTAATAAAGCCCGGCAGTCAGAAGCAGATATACGGAGAGCTGAGCGATTTTGCCTTAACGGCCATCGAACCACCACTCTGGGGTGCCATTTTAGCCGGATATTTACGGCACCTGGGATATTCTGTGGTTTTATTTGATGCCGAGGTTGAAAACTGGAGTTATGAAGAAACAGCCCGCACGGTAATCGATACAGACCCACTACTGGCAGCCGTCATTGTTTCGGGTTCTAATCCGTCGGCATCCACCATGAATATGACCGGTGCAGGAAAGATTGTTTCTTTAATAAAAGAATTATCCCCTGAAATAAAAACTCTATTGGGTGGACTGCATCCAAGTGCACTTCCGGAACAAACCATCAGAGAAGGAAACGCCGATTTCATTTGTCAGGGAGAAGGATTCCATACGATCCCCGATCTGATTGATGTATTGAAATCTGGAGCATATGATTTCAATATTGATGGTCTGTGGTATATGCAGGGCAATCATATCGTTAAAAATCACAGACCCGCCTTAGTTAAAGATCTTGGACAGATCCCCATGCCGGCCTGGGACCTTCTGCCCATGAAAAAATACAGGGCCCACAACTGGCATTGTTTCGATGATATTGAAAAAAGACAGCCCTATGCCATTCTTTACACCAGTTTAGGATGCCCGTTCAACTGTAACTTTTGTTGTATTAATGCGCTGTTTGGAAAGCATATTATCCGCTACCGCCCCCTTGCAGATGTCATTGATGAAATTGATTTTCTGGTGAAAAATTACGGTGTCAGGAATATTAAAATCATTGATGAAATGTTCGCAATGAATGAAAAACGGGTGGTTTCTCTTTGTGACCTGATTATTCAAAGGGGATATAATTTGAACATGTGGGCCTATGCAAGGGTCAACACGGTCACCGAAAAAATGCTTTTGAAAATGAAGAAGGCCGGTATCAACTGGGTGGCTTACGGATTTGAATCGGGCAGCAGGCGGGTCATTGAAAGCGTGACAAAAGGGTACAAACCAGAACTGGTAATGGATGTTGTCAAAATGACATATGACGTCGGGATGCATATCTGCGGGAATTATATTTTCGGTTTGCCTGAAGAAGACTATGAGTCTATGAACGAAACGTTTAAAATGATGCTGGACATCAATGCTGAATGGGCAAATATTTACTGCGCCATGGCATACCCCGGCTCTGAATTGTATGATAGGGCAATACAGGATGGCTGGTCCCTGCCTGAAAACTGGCACGATTATTCCCAGTATTCATTTGAAAGCCTTCCTTTACCGACAAAATATCTTGATAGTGCAGATGTCCTGTCTTTCCGTGATTATGCATTTAATGCTTATTATTCAAATCCAAACTATCTTAATATGATTAATGATAAATTCGGCAGCACGACCGTCTCCTATATTATTGAAACGACGGCAAAAAAATTGAATAGAAAAAATAAAAAATATTGA
- a CDS encoding DegT/DnrJ/EryC1/StrS family aminotransferase — MINFLKKMPRLTQSENVKLFEQEWSQWLGVRHSVFINSGASANLITMAAIKELFGGGEIIVPPLTWVSDIASVIQNGFSPVFADINPKTLSMDTDEILSKITENTRAVFMTHVQGFNGLSDKLLQVLKEKNIPLIEDVCESHGATFRGNKLGSYGLVSNFSFYFAHHMSTIEGGMVCTNDSDLYEMFRMLRSHGMVRESENNEIRETYVRKHPDLSPDFIFAFPAYNVRNTEIGAVLGRNQLKRLDENNRKRSRNFELFLENLDSTKYRTDFDLEGSCNYAFNLVLKKPDTEFRDLLEAAMRDARIEFRRGSSGGGNQIRQPYLKGIVPDKAWEQYPRTEHIHFFGYYIGNYPTLTPERILALCGFLNAIE, encoded by the coding sequence TTGATCAATTTTTTAAAAAAAATGCCTCGCCTAACCCAATCCGAAAATGTAAAATTATTTGAGCAGGAATGGTCTCAATGGTTGGGTGTCCGCCATAGTGTTTTTATCAATTCGGGCGCATCTGCCAATTTGATTACAATGGCGGCAATAAAAGAGTTGTTTGGCGGCGGTGAGATTATCGTGCCCCCCCTTACCTGGGTTTCAGATATTGCAAGTGTCATTCAAAATGGGTTTAGCCCTGTATTTGCAGATATCAATCCTAAAACCTTGAGCATGGACACCGACGAAATTCTGTCAAAAATTACTGAGAATACCCGGGCGGTTTTTATGACCCATGTTCAGGGATTCAACGGATTGTCGGATAAACTGCTTCAGGTGCTAAAAGAAAAAAATATTCCCTTAATTGAAGATGTTTGCGAGTCCCACGGAGCCACGTTCAGAGGAAATAAACTGGGTTCCTACGGGCTGGTTTCCAATTTTTCTTTTTATTTTGCACATCATATGAGCACAATAGAAGGGGGCATGGTATGCACCAATGATTCCGATCTTTATGAAATGTTTCGAATGCTCAGATCCCATGGAATGGTTAGAGAGTCTGAAAACAATGAGATTCGGGAAACATATGTCCGCAAGCATCCGGATCTGTCACCTGATTTCATATTTGCGTTTCCAGCATATAATGTAAGGAATACGGAGATCGGAGCGGTTTTAGGACGAAACCAGCTCAAGCGCCTGGATGAAAACAACCGGAAGCGGTCTAGGAATTTTGAGTTGTTTTTGGAGAACCTTGATTCAACAAAATACAGGACAGATTTTGACCTGGAAGGAAGCTGCAACTATGCGTTTAATCTGGTTTTGAAAAAACCGGATACTGAATTCCGCGACCTGTTGGAAGCTGCCATGCGTGATGCCCGTATTGAATTCCGCCGGGGAAGTTCCGGTGGGGGTAATCAGATAAGGCAGCCCTATTTGAAAGGGATTGTTCCGGATAAGGCATGGGAACAATATCCCCGCACAGAACATATCCATTTTTTCGGATATTATATCGGCAACTACCCGACACTGACACCGGAAAGAATTCTGGCCTTATGCGGTTTTCTAAATGCCATTGAATAG
- a CDS encoding alpha-ketoacid dehydrogenase subunit beta: MPWSKIKPDTDELNYCHNGNCGGRQISYAQAVNEGLRQSLTLDERVFVMGQGVDDPSGMFGTTRGLQEEFGKKRVFDTPLAETALTGVANGAAIGGMRPVYFHNRPDFLLLAMDQLVNHASKWHFMFGGAVNVPLVLWACIGRGWGSAAQHSQALQGIFFHVPGLKLLMPSTCYDAKGLLLAAIKDDNPVLILDHRYNFKQKGMVPEDMYTVPIGKGIVRRPGRDVTIVAISHLVADAFMTAEKLAGQGVDVEVIDPRTLRPLDEALILNSVMKTGRLVIADTGWKTGGVTAEIAALVSSKAFRFLKAPIERVACPDLPTPAGYTLEDAYYIGQSDIKHAVMKTIDFER; this comes from the coding sequence ATGCCGTGGTCAAAAATAAAACCAGATACAGATGAATTAAACTACTGCCATAACGGCAACTGCGGCGGCCGCCAGATCTCCTATGCTCAAGCTGTTAATGAAGGCCTCAGGCAATCTCTAACACTTGATGAACGTGTATTTGTGATGGGGCAAGGCGTAGATGACCCCAGCGGAATGTTCGGAACCACCCGAGGGCTTCAAGAAGAGTTTGGAAAAAAAAGGGTGTTTGATACCCCGCTTGCCGAAACCGCTTTGACAGGCGTTGCCAATGGCGCTGCCATTGGCGGAATGCGGCCCGTTTATTTTCACAACAGGCCTGATTTCCTGCTTTTAGCCATGGATCAATTGGTCAATCATGCCTCAAAATGGCATTTTATGTTCGGTGGTGCTGTGAATGTCCCCCTCGTTTTATGGGCCTGTATCGGCAGGGGATGGGGATCTGCAGCCCAACATTCCCAGGCGCTACAGGGGATTTTTTTTCATGTCCCGGGACTAAAGCTGTTAATGCCGAGTACCTGTTATGATGCTAAAGGACTGCTGCTTGCAGCAATAAAGGATGACAATCCTGTTTTGATTCTTGACCACCGGTATAATTTCAAACAGAAAGGGATGGTCCCCGAAGATATGTACACCGTACCCATTGGAAAAGGGATTGTCAGAAGACCCGGCAGGGATGTCACCATTGTTGCCATATCCCATCTCGTGGCAGATGCGTTTATGACCGCGGAAAAACTTGCGGGCCAGGGGGTGGATGTCGAGGTGATTGATCCCCGCACATTACGCCCGCTGGACGAAGCGCTTATCCTTAACTCGGTTATGAAAACAGGACGTCTTGTCATTGCCGATACCGGATGGAAAACAGGAGGGGTAACCGCAGAAATTGCCGCATTGGTTTCGAGCAAAGCCTTCAGATTTCTGAAAGCCCCTATTGAACGTGTAGCCTGCCCCGATCTACCGACACCTGCAGGATATACGCTGGAAGATGCCTATTACATCGGCCAGTCAGACATCAAACACGCCGTGATGAAAACCATTGACTTTGAGAGATAA
- a CDS encoding thiamine pyrophosphate-dependent dehydrogenase E1 component subunit alpha, protein MQIADNTKILMFYEMKRIRMVQDHIESHYLQDEMKTPVHLCIGQEAVAVGACSALQKTDYISSNHRSHGHYLAKGGNLNNLIAELHCKMTGCSKGYGGSMHIVDTSVGHMGSSSIVGGGIPIGTGLGLAISMKQQNSVSVIFFGDGAADEGVLYESINFAILKKLPVIYILENNQWSVCSHVSSRQAGKNIFHHAPQKLLMTKKIDGNNVLEVYETVSEAVNFARKGYGPSFIECETYRILGHAGCASQDADGYRDLKEADEWKKKCPVNTFQEKLIQGNFLSIEDIENMESRIQAEIEDAFDFAQKSPLPPSHEMTNYLFK, encoded by the coding sequence ATGCAGATAGCAGATAATACTAAAATTTTGATGTTTTATGAAATGAAAAGGATTCGTATGGTTCAAGATCATATAGAATCTCATTATCTTCAGGATGAAATGAAAACCCCTGTTCATTTGTGCATTGGTCAGGAAGCCGTTGCTGTTGGTGCTTGCAGTGCATTACAAAAAACAGATTATATTTCCAGTAATCATCGCAGCCATGGACACTACCTTGCTAAAGGCGGGAATCTGAACAACTTAATTGCTGAACTTCACTGCAAAATGACTGGATGTTCCAAAGGATACGGCGGTTCCATGCATATTGTTGATACTTCAGTAGGCCATATGGGCAGTTCATCAATAGTCGGGGGCGGGATACCAATTGGAACAGGTCTTGGGCTTGCCATTTCGATGAAACAGCAAAACAGTGTGAGTGTTATCTTTTTCGGAGACGGAGCTGCAGATGAAGGGGTTTTATACGAGAGCATTAATTTTGCTATTCTAAAAAAGCTACCGGTAATTTATATCCTTGAGAACAACCAATGGTCGGTGTGCTCTCATGTTTCAAGTCGCCAGGCCGGAAAAAATATCTTCCACCATGCCCCGCAAAAGCTGTTGATGACTAAAAAAATCGATGGAAATAATGTGCTTGAGGTTTACGAAACGGTTTCAGAGGCTGTCAATTTTGCTAGAAAAGGCTATGGCCCTTCGTTTATTGAATGTGAAACCTATCGGATACTGGGTCATGCCGGATGTGCCAGCCAGGATGCGGACGGCTACCGAGACTTAAAAGAAGCTGACGAATGGAAAAAGAAATGTCCTGTCAACACTTTTCAAGAGAAGTTGATTCAAGGAAATTTCCTGTCAATAGAAGACATTGAAAATATGGAAAGCAGGATTCAGGCAGAAATTGAAGACGCTTTTGATTTTGCCCAAAAGAGCCCGCTGCCCCCTTCCCATGAAATGACCAATTATCTATTCAAATAG